From the genome of Candidatus Polarisedimenticolaceae bacterium:
CGCGACGCGGTTGATGAAGTACCGGTCGTGCGAGATGACGACGAGGGCGCCTTCGTACTCGTCGAGGGCGTCTTCCAGGACCTCGCGGCTCGCGAGGTCGAGGTGGTTCGTCGGCTCGTCGAGGAGGAGGAGGTTCGACGGGCGGATGAGGAGGCGCGCGAGCGCGAGACGCGCCTTCTCACCTCCCGAGAGCACGCCGACCTTCTTGTCCACGTCGTCGCCGGAGAACAGGAAGCTGCCGAGGAGGGTGCGCAGGCGCTGGCGCTGACCTGCCTCGGCGACCTGCTCCAGCGTCTCGATGAGGGTGAGCGACGGATCGAGCGCCTCGAGCTGATGCTGCGCGTAGTACTGGAGCGTGACGTTGTGGCCGATCTCGAGGAGGCCGCCGTCGGGCGCGACGCGGCCCGCCGCCATCTTGAGGAGCGTCGACTTCCCCGCCCCATTCGGCCCGACGAGAGCGACCCGCTCCGCGCGGCGGAGGAGGAGGTCGAGCGAGGTGAAGACGGCGTTGTCGCCGTACGCCTTCGTCACGCTCTCGGCGCGCAGCACGATGTCGCCCGAGCGCGGCGCCGGCGGAAAGCCGAAGCGCACCTTCTTCGTGCGGCTCGGCGCATCGATGCGCTCGATCTTCTCGAGCGCCTTGACGCGCGACTGGACCTGCTTCGCCTTCGTGTTCTTGTAGCGGAAACGCTCGATGAAGCGCTCGACCTTCGCGATCTCGCGCGCCTGATGCTTTGCGGCCTGCTCTTGCGCGGCGAGCCTCGCCTCGCGCTCGAGGAGATAGTCGTCGTAGCCGCCCGGGAACTCCGTGAGGCGCCCGCGGTCCAGCTCGACGATCTCCTTGACCATGCGGTTCAGGAAGTAGCGGTCGTGGGAGACGACGAGGAACGCGCCGCGCCAGCCGTCGAGGAACCGCTCGAGCCAATCGATCGCCTCGAGGTCGAGGTGGTTCGTCGGCTCGTCCAGGAGAAGGAGATCGGGCTCGGCGAGGAGGAGCCGCGCGAGCGCGACACGCATCCTCCACCCGCCCGACAGGAGCGCGAGCGGCTCGTCGAACCGCTCCACCGGCACGCGAAGCCCGCTCAGGATAGCGCGGGCGCGCGTCTCGACCTCGTCGCCGCCGATCGCCTCGAAGCGATGCCGGAGATCGCCGTAGGCCGTCGCGAGGCGCTCGCTTTCGCTCCCCGCCTCCGCCATCCGCCGCTCGAGGTCGGCGAGCGCGGCCTCCATCCGGCGGAGCTCGGCGAAGCCGCCCTGCACCGTCTCGAGGACGGTCCCGTCGCCGACCGTCTCGACTTCCTGGGGGAGGTAGCCGATGCGGACCGTGCCCGCCCGGTGGATCGCGCCGGCGTCGGGGAGGTCCTCCTCGGCGATGAGACGGAGGAGCGTCGTCTTCCCCGCGCCGTTCGGCCCGACGAGTCCGTAGCGCGCCTCCTTCGGGATCAGCCAGGACAGGCCGTCGAAGACGATACGCGCCCCGAACCGCCTTTGAATGCGGTCGAGATGGATCATCCCTTCTGCCAGAGATCGCGGAAGAGTCGCGCGGAGTCCGGCGCGAATCCCGCGTAGTGATTGTTGAAATACGCGAGCACCGTTCCGCGTCCGTGCACGCGGAGCTGGCGCGCCCAGCGCGCCATCTCGGACGACTTGTCGGCGGCGAGGGCGCTCCACGCGCCGGCGCGTCCCGCGCTCTCCTGGAGCGACGCGACGTGGGCGTCCATCTTCTTGTGGTCGCCGATGAAGCGGACGTACGCCGTCTCGGTCGTGAGCAGGCCGTCCTGCGCGAAGAGGCGCTCCGGCTGCGGCATCGTGTAGTAGGCCGAGAGCGCGAGCGTGACCCCGTGCGCGCGCAAGAGGTCGAGGAGCGCAGGCCCGACCCACGTCGCGTTGCGCACCTCGACGGCGAGCGCCCGCTCGCGCGGCCACAGCTCGAGGAACGCGCCGAGCCGCGCGCGGAACGACGCCCCGGTCGCGTACTCGTCGGGGTCCTTTCCCTTGGCGACGTAGGCGAACTGCGCGAGGACCGGCCCCAGGCGGTCGCCGAGATGTCCCATCACGTCGACGAATTCCTGGACCTGGGCTCCGCAATCGACGAGCCCGCGCTCGTGGGTGATCTCCTGGGGCATCTTCGCCGCGAAGACGAACCCCGGAGGCAGCCGATCGCGCCAGCCGTCGACCGTCTTCGCCGAGGGGCACCGGTAGAACGTCGCGTCGCACTCCACCGTGTCGAATTCGTTTGCGTAATGCGCGAGAAACGAGGCCGGCACCGAGCCCTCGGGGTAGAACGGCCCGACCCAGTCGGCGGACGACCAGGACGACGTGCCGATGCGAAGCGACGCTTGGGACATGGCGCTCCTGGCCCCCGGGAAACCGGGAATTATATTCCGCGGGGATGCGTGCCTCACGGTCCCTCCTCGTCCTCGGCCTCGGCCTCGGCCTGCTCGGCACAGGCGGCGTCCGCGCGGAGACCCTCGAATACGCGATCGAGGTCAAGGACGGGCAGCCGGCGACCTTCGAGGTTCCGTTCGCGGTCCCTTACGTCGGCACCGTCGTTCTCGACGCGCAGTGGACCGGGCCGCGCCTCCTGTTTTTCGGCGTGGACCTTCCCGGTCATCCCGGTTTCGGCCGGCGCTCGGGACCGTCGCCGCAGCGCGTCCAGTTCCAGGCGACCGACCCCGATGTCGTGAACCACACCGGGTTCCGTCTGACGATCAAGGCGCTTCCCGCGCGCGGGGAAGCGACGGGCCGTCTCAAGATCACCGTGCCTGATTCGCCCGAGGTCGTCGCCGCGCGCGAGGCGATCCTCCATCCGCCTCCGCCCCCTCCCCCGCCGCCGCCGGCGTGGACGCTCGCGAAGGCGGCGCCCGCGAACGCGTCGGCCGACATGGCGGCGCTCTTCCGTGCCGTGGAGACCTACCGCGCGGGCGTTCTGGCCAACGGTGAGCACCCCGTCGACGACTGCCGGTGGCAGATCGATTTCCTGATCGACGCGACGGCGATGCGCGACCGGCTCGCGGCCGGCGGCGCGCCTCCCGACGTGCCCGCGCTCCGCTACTTCGGACGCATCACCGATGTCATCGGCTCGGTCGAGTCGCTGCGCTCGTCCAAGGACCCCATCCTCGCCGGCCCCGTGCCGGGCGACGTGAACGACCGGCGCGCGTGGCTCGTCGCCCGCTACGAGCTGACGCGCCCGATCGAGCGCTCCCTCGATCAGCTCGGCGAGCTCTTGAAGGGCGGGCACGCGCCGAGCCTGGAGAAGACCGTCTGGGTGCCGCGCCTCACCGCGTGCGTGATGGCCTCCGAGCGCTACTTCGACGAGCGTGTGAAGCTCGGGTCGGACGAGGACGCGTCGAACCGCGAGCTCACCCGCGCCCAGTGGCCGCATATCCAGTCGGCATCGGCGGTCCTGCGCGCGCTCGCCCCCTGGCTCCGCGAGCCCGAGGCCTCCCCGCGCTGAATTCCTCCGCGATTTGACGGTCCTCGCGTGGTCTCCTAAGGTGCGTGGGATGAAATCGAAGGTTGCGATCCTCCGTGTCTCCCCCGACCGCGTGCTCGATCAGATCGACCGGCTCTGCACGCTGGGCGGGATGCGCGAGGCGCTCGCACCGGGCAAGACCACGATCCTCAAGGACAACATCTCGTGGCATTTCCCCTTTCCCGCCGCGAACACGACCCCGTGGCAGCTCGAGGGAACGATCCGGGCGCTTCGCGCCGCGGGGCTGAACGATCAGGTCTGCGTCCAGAACCAGACGGTCGTCACCGACGCGTTCAAGGGCGAGGATCTCAATCACTACGTTCCCGTGTTGAATTCCTACGGCGTGCCGATCCGCTACAACTTCCGGCCGGCCGACATGACGTGGGTCCGCTACACGCCGAAGGCGAAGCTCCACGTCCTCGACACGATCTTCCCCGAAGGCATTCACATCCCCGACTTCTTCTTCGGTAAGAACATCGTCCACCTGCCGACGGTGAAGTGCCACATCTACACGACGACGACCGGCGCCATGAAGAACGCATTCGGCGGCCTCCTCCACAACCACCGTCACTACACGCATTCGTGGATCCACCGCACGCTCGTCGACCTGCTCGCGATCCAGAAGGAGATCCACAGCGGGATCTTCGCCGTGATGGACGGTACGACCGCCGGCAACGGCCCGGGACCGCGCACGATGTACCCCGAGGTCAAGAACGTGATGCTCGCGTCGGCGGATCAGACCGCGATCGACGCCGTCGCCGCCAAGCTCATGGGGTTCGACCCGCTCTCGATCGAGTACATCCGGGTCGCCCACGAGGACGGCCTCGGTGTCGGCGACCCGCGCGAGATCGAGATCGTCGGGGACGCGGAGGTCGCGCAGGAGTCGTGGGGCTTCAAGGTCGGCGACAACGGGGCGTCGCTCGTCGGCGACCTCCTCTGGTTCTCGCCGCTCAAGCGCTTCCAGAAGCTCTTCTTCCGTACCCCCCTCGTGAACCTCTTCATCTTCGGATCGGAGAGCTACCACGACTACTACCGCTGGCCGCTCAAGGATCGAAAGATCTTCGAGGAGTGGCGGGTCGGCACGCCCTGGGGCGCCTTGTTCGACCGCTATGGAAAAGAGTCGATAGTCGGTAGTCAGTAGTTACTTCCCGTCTCCTCTTACATTCCCGTAATCGCCGCGCTCGAAGAAGTGCCTAGGCAAAACTTGCACTTCTAATATCCATTCCTAGATTTTTTGACAATGTGGAATGGGCCGACAAGGACGACCTGGTTCGTCGCGGCGTGCGCTTCGCGCTCGTCGTGGCGATCGTCGTGGCGAGCGCGCGCGTGACGCGCGCTCAGGTCCTCACGACGATCACGCTCGACGGGAACATGGCGGACTGGGCGCCGATCCTCTCGGACCCGAATCAGAAATCGATCGACGGTCCCGCGCCGGGCGCCGGTGTGGATCGCGACGCACCGGTCGGCTCGACGGGGCGTGACCTCACAGGGTTCGCGTGGACGTGGGATTCGACCTATCTCTACTTCTACGTCTCCCGCGCCGCCTCGGACAGCAACCGGCAGCGCT
Proteins encoded in this window:
- a CDS encoding ABC-F family ATP-binding cassette domain-containing protein produces the protein MIHLDRIQRRFGARIVFDGLSWLIPKEARYGLVGPNGAGKTTLLRLIAEEDLPDAGAIHRAGTVRIGYLPQEVETVGDGTVLETVQGGFAELRRMEAALADLERRMAEAGSESERLATAYGDLRHRFEAIGGDEVETRARAILSGLRVPVERFDEPLALLSGGWRMRVALARLLLAEPDLLLLDEPTNHLDLEAIDWLERFLDGWRGAFLVVSHDRYFLNRMVKEIVELDRGRLTEFPGGYDDYLLEREARLAAQEQAAKHQAREIAKVERFIERFRYKNTKAKQVQSRVKALEKIERIDAPSRTKKVRFGFPPAPRSGDIVLRAESVTKAYGDNAVFTSLDLLLRRAERVALVGPNGAGKSTLLKMAAGRVAPDGGLLEIGHNVTLQYYAQHQLEALDPSLTLIETLEQVAEAGQRQRLRTLLGSFLFSGDDVDKKVGVLSGGEKARLALARLLIRPSNLLLLDEPTNHLDLASREVLEDALDEYEGALVVISHDRYFINRVATTIAEVGGGAAVVFPGDYDTFLERHVPAETAMVEEAKKADPKKDAKRQEAEERNRRYRLRKSHEEKIGPVESEIDRLETRTRAIDTLQADPDLYRDPERAREIGREKVEIADRLTELYATWERLAAEEP
- a CDS encoding DUF72 domain-containing protein produces the protein MSQASLRIGTSSWSSADWVGPFYPEGSVPASFLAHYANEFDTVECDATFYRCPSAKTVDGWRDRLPPGFVFAAKMPQEITHERGLVDCGAQVQEFVDVMGHLGDRLGPVLAQFAYVAKGKDPDEYATGASFRARLGAFLELWPRERALAVEVRNATWVGPALLDLLRAHGVTLALSAYYTMPQPERLFAQDGLLTTETAYVRFIGDHKKMDAHVASLQESAGRAGAWSALAADKSSEMARWARQLRVHGRGTVLAYFNNHYAGFAPDSARLFRDLWQKG
- a CDS encoding DUF362 domain-containing protein, producing MKSKVAILRVSPDRVLDQIDRLCTLGGMREALAPGKTTILKDNISWHFPFPAANTTPWQLEGTIRALRAAGLNDQVCVQNQTVVTDAFKGEDLNHYVPVLNSYGVPIRYNFRPADMTWVRYTPKAKLHVLDTIFPEGIHIPDFFFGKNIVHLPTVKCHIYTTTTGAMKNAFGGLLHNHRHYTHSWIHRTLVDLLAIQKEIHSGIFAVMDGTTAGNGPGPRTMYPEVKNVMLASADQTAIDAVAAKLMGFDPLSIEYIRVAHEDGLGVGDPREIEIVGDAEVAQESWGFKVGDNGASLVGDLLWFSPLKRFQKLFFRTPLVNLFIFGSESYHDYYRWPLKDRKIFEEWRVGTPWGALFDRYGKESIVGSQ